TGTGTAGAAACCAAATTCCTTGAGATTCCACGTAGCTAGCAAAAGGTTGTCATCTGTTCTTTTGGAAGGAATAGCAGATGTAAGTTCACTCCGCAGCGGCAGCAATCGGGAAATGATCCGTTTTCTTTCAGTATCGGTCAAAGACGGGAAGACCTGAGCATATTCCGCTTTCTTTTCATCAGTTGAAGGCCGCAAGTCGTTGTAGGAGGGCATGTTATCAGGTGTTTAAAATTGAGTTTTTAAAAGTAGTATTTAAATTTTAAAGAAGAATTTAAACCGGATGAAATTTAATGAACAGGTCAGTTTTACTTTGCCCCAAAACTGATGATCGATAAAATCACACTGATTTGAAAATAGCGGTTATAGGTGGCGGAGCCGCAGGATTTTTTGCAGCTATTTCGGCCAGGACACATCATACCGGAGCAGAAGTAGCGCTTTTTGAAGCTACGGGCAAGGTGCTGCAAAAGGTGAAAGTAAGCGGTGGCGGACGGTGCAACGTGGCGCACGACTGCCACGAGATAGCCCAGCTTTCTAAGAGCTATCCGCGAGGAGAAAAATTCCTGAAGAAAGCTTTCCATCAATTCAGTACGGCTGATACGATCGCATGGTACGCGGAGCGCGGGGTAAAGCTGAAATCGGAACCGGATGGAAGGATGTTCCCCATCTCGAACAGCTCGCAAACCATTGTGGATTGCCTTTTCAACGCGCTTCATAATCTAAATATCAGTCTGAAGTTGCACCATAAGGTTACGAAGCTGGAGAAAGCAGGAGATAAATTCTTCCTCCATTTTTCCAGAGGCGATCAATTGGCATTTGATAAAGTGATCGTGGCTTCCGGAGGTTCTCCAAAAACGGAGGGGCTGGAATGGCTGCGGGAATCAGGGCATCAGATTGAGCCGCCTGTTCCATCGCTCTTTACCTTCAATATGCCGGGAGAGGCGATCACCGAACTAATGGGCGTGGTGGCGGAACCTGTGAATGTGCGCATTCAAGGCACAAAGCTGCAATCCAGCGGACCGCTGCTCATCACCCATTGGGGAATGAGCGGCCCGGCCATTTTGCGGCTTTCGGCTTTTGGCGCCAGAATCCTCCATGACATGGATTATCGCTTCCACGTGCAGGTAAACTGGCTGGATACGGCTACTGAACATTTGCTCCGCCAACATCTGGAGGTGGAAAAGCCAACGTTCTCCAAAAGACAGGTCGGCAATAAAAATCCTTTTCAACTGCCAACGCGTCTTTGGCTGTATTTGCTGCAAAAAACCGGGATCCCTTTACAAAAGACATGGGGCGAACTGGGGAAGAAAGCACTGAACCGCTTGATCAATGTTTTGACCAACGACCTGTATTGCGCTTCCGGAAAAACCACTT
This genomic window from Bacteroidia bacterium contains:
- a CDS encoding NAD(P)/FAD-dependent oxidoreductase: MKIAVIGGGAAGFFAAISARTHHTGAEVALFEATGKVLQKVKVSGGGRCNVAHDCHEIAQLSKSYPRGEKFLKKAFHQFSTADTIAWYAERGVKLKSEPDGRMFPISNSSQTIVDCLFNALHNLNISLKLHHKVTKLEKAGDKFFLHFSRGDQLAFDKVIVASGGSPKTEGLEWLRESGHQIEPPVPSLFTFNMPGEAITELMGVVAEPVNVRIQGTKLQSSGPLLITHWGMSGPAILRLSAFGARILHDMDYRFHVQVNWLDTATEHLLRQHLEVEKPTFSKRQVGNKNPFQLPTRLWLYLLQKTGIPLQKTWGELGKKALNRLINVLTNDLYCASGKTTFKEEFVTCGGVSLQDISPATMQSRKCPGLYFAGEVMDIDGITGGFNFQAAWTTGFIAGKCGQGI